In the genome of Podospora pseudocomata strain CBS 415.72m chromosome 7, whole genome shotgun sequence, the window GCCTCAGAGCTGTCCCATGAAGAGTGACTAAGCAACTTTCTTGGTCGGCGTCCACTGCAGTGGCGGACCCTAGCTTCACTTACAGCacctcatctcatctttcATCATTCATTCATTCGCTCACTCACAACGGGCCATATCTGACACAGTCACCAGCGCATTTGACGCTTTTCCAAACCGACCTCACAACCAATCCAGAACAGCAATACCAATTCTTCACATCAGACAAAATGGTCTGCGGAAAATGCCAAAAACTCAGCTCAACCACACTAGCCACCCCGggcgtcaagaagaagagtgagATGTACTACGGCTCAGCcgcctcatcatcagcatcgtcGTCCAAATCAGCCACCCTCGGGCAGAACGGCATTTCCAAGAGCAAGCTGCTGTCAAAAGCGGCGAAGAACCCATATGCTCAGTATTCGAGTTCTTGCACGCAATGCAAGACCAAGGTAAACCAAGGGCACACCTATTGCCACAAGTGCGCATACAAGGCAGCTGGTGggtttcttttctctggTTAGCAGTTGGAATTGTTAGCTGACATTGTCACAGCCTGCGCCGTGTGTGGTAAgccagaaaagaaaaagtcagcagcagcgccaatTGTGGATGGCACCAAGAGGTCTCTGAAGTgagtgatgaagatgggacTGGTGGAGGTCGGGTCAGAAGGTCAGGCGCCAGGCATCGGGAACTGACGCGAGGTGTGTATCATTCCCTGGGTTTCTTGTTCATTGCTAAGTCAGGCGTTTTGGCGCATTTCACGGGCGGTCTCGCTCAGAATTCTCAGTCATAACAAACATAGTAAAATCGAAATTATCCGAAACAACCGTATTATATCATAAACACACCTGACTTGCCACCCCCAATCTTGTCTCTTTCAAATCGAAGCCTTGAACCCCTTCGCCCTCCCCTTGAGCAACTCCCCCACAAACTCCCCAATAGCCTTGTTAACCTCTTCCGGATTCTCCCACGTAGCCCAATGATTAGCCTCCACCTCTCTCTTGATCAACCCCCTGGGGAAAAACTGCTCCATATTATCCGCCATCTTCGGCGGCAAGGCAGTGTCCCTCGTCGCGGTAAGAATCATGCCCGGCACCTCAACCTtgctcttcccctccttcaccaaatcagccttctcctcctcgtaaTTCACGTCCCACGTCCGGTAGTAATTCATCGGGGCGTGGACCCCGTTACGCTCATACTGGTCAACGTAaaactccagctcctcctcggacaACAACTCTGACTTTTCCACTTTGACTCCTTCGTCAAAAAGGGAGAGGTCAATCCCCACGTTGGCGACGAAATGGCCCTTGCCGGTTTTGCTGTCTTTGCTGCCGTAGAGGATGTTTAGAAACTTTCTGATGCCATCCCTCCCGGCGGCCTGGATTTTGTTTTCGAGGGTGGGATCTTCGAATTGGAGCTGGTAGGCAAAGTTAGGGAGGAACTGGTCGATGAGGACCTTTTTGGGGATGTAACCCTGGCTGTTGGGGGCGTTGTAGGGGGTGCAGATGCTGAAGACGCCCAGGATGAGGGCGGGGTGCCGGAGGGCGAGGCGCCAGACGATGGCGCCGCCCCAGTCGTGgccgccgaggatgatgggttgggagggggagacgaGCTGaatgagggaggcgaggtcggtggagagggaCTTGTAGGAATAGGgcgggatgggggagggggcggaggagaggccgTAGCCTAGCATGTCGGGGACGATGacgcggagggagagggaggtgaggaaggggattTGGTGGCGCCAGCCGAAAGAGAGGTCGGGGAAGCCATGGATGAGGACTACCGTCGCGGCGGGGGTGCcgctggaggggagggctTCGAGGTAGTGGTAGGTGTGTcctgaggggagggtggtggtgtggtgtttgaCGCGGGGGTCGTTGGGGACGAGTTTGTCGACCATTTTTTTTGGCAGTTTTAGGGGGCGTGGTtctggaaaaggggtaaGTAAATAAAGTTTGctgatgacggtggtggtggcgtcaagggggtggtggtgtcttaCCCAACGGTGTTTATGCGTGGTGTCTCTCAGGGGCTGTCAACGTCTACCATTCAACGTCGAACCAAAGACACGCAACCGAGTTCAAATTTCAAACCCACGCTGAATGAACTCTCAAA includes:
- a CDS encoding hypothetical protein (COG:S; EggNog:ENOG503P6H9); translation: MVCGKCQKLSSTTLATPGVKKKSEMYYGSAASSSASSSKSATLGQNGISKSKLLSKAAKNPYAQYSSSCTQCKTKVNQGHTYCHKCAYKAAACAVCGKPEKKKSAAAPIVDGTKRSLK
- a CDS encoding hypothetical protein (EggNog:ENOG503NZHF; COG:I; MEROPS:MER0017177), whose product is MVDKLVPNDPRVKHHTTTLPSGHTYHYLEALPSSGTPAATVVLIHGFPDLSFGWRHQIPFLTSLSLRVIVPDMLGYGLSSAPSPIPPYSYKSLSTDLASLIQLVSPSQPIILGGHDWGGAIVWRLALRHPALILGVFSICTPYNAPNSQGYIPKKVLIDQFLPNFAYQLQFEDPTLENKIQAAGRDGIRKFLNILYGSKDSKTGKGHFVANVGIDLSLFDEGVKVEKSELLSEEELEFYVDQYERNGVHAPMNYYRTWDVNYEEEKADLVKEGKSKVEVPGMILTATRDTALPPKMADNMEQFFPRGLIKREVEANHWATWENPEEVNKAIGEFVGELLKGRAKGFKASI